Proteins from a single region of Pseudopedobacter saltans DSM 12145:
- the mobC gene encoding conjugal transfer protein MobC — translation MQGEDDLRGLAKIMAFMRAVSILLVLMHFYWFCYGFFAERGWTLEIIGKILTNFNRTAGLFEHTLNTKIFALVLLALSCLGTKGVKNEKITWGKIYTALAIGFVLFFLNTPLLKLSDGIATSLYILTTGFGYIALLMAGVWMSRLLRNNLMDDVFNNENESFGQETRLIENEYSVNLPTRFFYKGKWNNGWINIVNPFRASIVLGTPGSGKSYAIVNNYIKQHIEKGFAMYIYDFKFDDLSTIAYNHLLKHSDKYKVKPKFYVINFDDPRRSHRCNPLSPAFMTDISDAYEASYTIMLNLNRSWILKQGDFFVESPIILLASIIWFLKIYEDGKYCTFPHAIELLNKKYADVFTILTSYPELENYLSAFMDAWQGGAQDQLQGQIASAKIPLSRMISPQLYWVMTGDDFSLDINNPQEPKILCVGNNPDRQNIYSSALGLYNSRIIKLINKKERLKSSVIIDELPTIYFRGLDNLIATARSNKVAVCLGFQDYSQLTRDYGDKESKVIQNTVGNVFSGQVVGETAKNLSERFGKVLQKRQSMTINRNDKSTSISTQMDSLIPASKISTLTQGMFVGSVSDNFDERIEQKIFHAEIVVDNEKVSAETKAHKKIPQILSFTDEHGNDNMKQVIETNYRQVKADVLQIVASEMERIKNDPDLQHLLNTDCSDT, via the coding sequence ATGCAAGGAGAAGACGATTTGAGAGGATTAGCCAAAATCATGGCTTTTATGCGTGCCGTAAGTATTCTTTTGGTACTAATGCACTTTTATTGGTTCTGTTACGGGTTCTTTGCCGAACGGGGATGGACACTGGAAATTATCGGTAAGATATTGACCAATTTCAACCGTACCGCAGGGCTTTTTGAACACACCCTTAACACCAAGATTTTTGCACTGGTATTGTTAGCGTTAAGCTGTCTCGGTACTAAGGGCGTAAAGAATGAAAAGATAACATGGGGTAAGATTTACACCGCCTTAGCCATTGGCTTTGTCCTGTTCTTTCTGAACACGCCATTGTTAAAGCTTTCGGATGGGATTGCCACATCGCTTTATATCCTTACAACGGGCTTTGGATATATAGCCTTGCTCATGGCAGGGGTATGGATGAGCCGACTACTTCGCAACAATCTGATGGACGATGTTTTCAATAATGAAAACGAGAGTTTTGGGCAGGAAACCCGTCTGATAGAAAATGAATATTCGGTCAATCTTCCCACACGGTTTTTTTACAAAGGCAAGTGGAACAATGGATGGATTAATATCGTCAACCCTTTTCGAGCTTCGATTGTACTTGGTACTCCCGGCTCCGGAAAATCCTACGCCATCGTAAACAACTACATCAAGCAACATATCGAAAAGGGGTTTGCGATGTATATCTACGATTTCAAGTTTGATGACCTTTCCACGATTGCCTACAATCATTTGCTCAAACACTCCGATAAGTATAAGGTGAAGCCGAAATTTTATGTTATCAATTTTGACGACCCACGCCGAAGCCACCGATGCAACCCGTTAAGTCCTGCCTTTATGACGGATATATCCGATGCTTACGAAGCCTCTTACACCATCATGCTTAACCTCAACAGGTCGTGGATTTTGAAGCAAGGGGATTTTTTCGTGGAAAGTCCTATTATATTGCTTGCTTCCATCATTTGGTTTCTGAAAATCTATGAAGACGGAAAATATTGCACGTTTCCCCATGCTATTGAATTGCTGAATAAAAAATATGCAGACGTCTTTACGATACTGACCTCATATCCCGAACTGGAAAACTACCTATCAGCTTTTATGGATGCTTGGCAGGGCGGAGCGCAAGACCAGTTGCAGGGGCAGATAGCATCGGCGAAAATTCCATTGTCAAGGATGATTTCGCCACAGCTTTATTGGGTCATGACAGGGGATGATTTTTCACTGGACATCAACAACCCACAAGAGCCGAAGATACTTTGTGTCGGGAATAACCCCGACCGTCAAAACATCTATTCCTCCGCTTTGGGATTGTACAATTCGAGGATTATAAAACTCATCAATAAGAAAGAACGGTTAAAAAGTTCCGTTATCATAGACGAGTTGCCTACGATATATTTCCGAGGACTGGATAACCTTATCGCAACGGCACGTAGCAATAAGGTGGCAGTATGCTTAGGCTTCCAAGACTATTCACAATTAACAAGGGATTATGGCGATAAGGAAAGCAAGGTCATCCAAAATACCGTTGGTAATGTTTTCTCTGGTCAAGTGGTCGGTGAAACGGCTAAAAACCTAAGTGAGCGTTTTGGTAAGGTGTTGCAGAAACGCCAAAGCATGACCATTAACCGTAATGATAAATCCACATCCATATCAACACAAATGGACAGCCTTATACCTGCATCCAAAATATCCACGCTTACACAGGGTATGTTCGTGGGGTCTGTTTCTGATAACTTCGATGAGCGTATCGAGCAGAAAATCTTCCATGCTGAAATCGTGGTGGATAACGAAAAGGTTTCTGCCGAAACCAAAGCGCACAAAAAGATACCGCAGATATTATCCTTTACCGATGAACACGGCAACGACAATATGAAACAGGTAATTGAAACCAATTACAGACAGGTTAAAGCTGACGTTTTGCAGATTGTGGCAAGCGAAATGGAGCGTATCAAAAACGATCCCGATTTACAGCATTTGTTAAACACTGATTGTTCTGACACGTAA
- the mobB gene encoding conjugal transfer protein MobB: protein MIAKIGKGENLYGTISYNQKKIDSENGQVLLLNRIPETLDNTYSTSYLHQCFEPYLSANIRTEKPVRHISLNPDPADRVSDGQFVEMAQEYMERMGYGKQPYIVFKHTDIERTHIHIVTVCVGLDGKKLPDSYDHPRSMAICRDLEQAYNLIPATEKQRTGNEQVFRPVDYRIGDVKSQIASVVRHLPNYYQYQTLGEYNALLSLFNITTEKVKGELHGQPKNGLVYFALNEQGEKVSNPFKASLFGKQAGLDELQNQFANAKEKMKSDPVRAVLKSTIEVAMHTATNEADFKKQLLEQGINTVVRRNDEGRIYGITFIDHESRTVWNGSALGKNLSANVFNDWWNEQAIGQRQEAEKTSAQNQSSTTGNTVEKEEAHALFDFLNKEQPTDDLLIDGLGGLLPEAQGEDYEEQEFANRMKKKKKRKRLK, encoded by the coding sequence ATGATAGCAAAAATTGGAAAGGGTGAGAATTTATACGGGACTATCTCCTATAACCAAAAGAAGATTGACAGTGAAAACGGGCAGGTTTTGTTACTGAATAGAATACCCGAAACATTGGATAATACCTATTCGACAAGCTACCTGCACCAGTGTTTTGAACCGTATCTGTCCGCAAATATCAGAACAGAAAAGCCAGTGCGCCACATATCGCTGAACCCTGATCCTGCGGATAGGGTCAGCGATGGGCAGTTCGTGGAAATGGCGCAGGAGTATATGGAGCGCATGGGGTATGGCAAGCAACCCTATATCGTTTTCAAGCATACCGATATTGAACGTACCCATATCCATATCGTAACGGTCTGTGTGGGTTTGGACGGGAAGAAACTGCCGGACAGCTACGACCATCCACGTTCAATGGCAATCTGTCGGGATTTGGAACAAGCGTACAATCTGATACCTGCCACGGAGAAACAGCGCACGGGAAATGAGCAGGTATTCCGTCCGGTGGATTACAGAATCGGAGACGTTAAGAGCCAAATCGCTTCGGTAGTCCGACACCTGCCGAACTATTATCAATATCAGACTTTGGGCGAATACAATGCTTTGCTTTCGCTGTTCAATATTACCACCGAGAAAGTCAAAGGGGAATTGCACGGACAGCCCAAAAACGGGCTTGTCTATTTTGCACTGAACGAGCAGGGAGAAAAAGTGAGCAATCCTTTTAAAGCATCCCTTTTCGGCAAGCAGGCAGGACTGGACGAACTGCAAAACCAATTCGCAAATGCTAAGGAGAAAATGAAATCCGACCCTGTAAGAGCCGTACTCAAAAGCACCATTGAAGTGGCTATGCACACCGCTACAAACGAAGCCGATTTTAAAAAGCAGTTATTGGAGCAGGGCATCAATACCGTGGTACGGCGAAACGATGAGGGGCGTATATACGGTATAACTTTTATCGACCACGAAAGCCGTACCGTTTGGAACGGTTCGGCTTTGGGCAAAAACCTTTCGGCTAATGTCTTTAATGATTGGTGGAACGAACAGGCAATCGGGCAACGCCAAGAAGCCGAAAAAACATCCGCACAAAATCAGTCCTCGACCACGGGCAACACCGTAGAGAAAGAGGAAGCCCATGCACTTTTTGACTTTCTGAATAAAGAACAGCCAACCGATGATTTGTTGATAGACGGATTGGGTGGGCTACTGCCGGAGGCACAGGGCGAAGACTACGAGGAACAGGAATTTGCCAACCGTATGAAGAAAAAGAAGAAACGCAAAAGACTAAAATAA
- the mobA gene encoding conjugal transfer protein MobA produces MEDNSRNRTNKGGRKPKADPCIHRYVFRLTDEENAKFLTLFEQSGMKILAHFITACIFQKPIKTVKIDMDAVDFHTRLTNFYSQFRAVGVNYNQIVKILYRNFSEKKASAYLFKLEKQTAEMADLCRKVIELTQEFEKEHLQKHG; encoded by the coding sequence ATGGAAGACAACAGCAGAAACCGAACAAACAAAGGTGGGCGCAAGCCTAAAGCAGACCCATGCATCCACCGTTATGTATTTCGTCTTACAGACGAAGAAAATGCGAAATTCCTCACGTTGTTCGAGCAATCGGGAATGAAAATATTGGCACATTTCATTACAGCCTGCATCTTTCAGAAGCCAATCAAGACCGTAAAAATTGATATGGATGCAGTCGATTTTCATACGAGGCTCACCAATTTTTACAGCCAGTTTAGAGCGGTTGGCGTGAACTACAACCAAATCGTGAAGATACTTTACCGCAATTTCTCGGAGAAAAAGGCATCGGCTTACCTCTTTAAACTGGAAAAGCAGACGGCAGAAATGGCGGACTTGTGCCGGAAAGTGATTGAACTAACACAGGAATTTGAAAAAGAACACCTGCAAAAACACGGATAG
- a CDS encoding ParA family protein encodes MEATNRTKFIAFSSQKGGVGKSTFTTVTASILHYQMGYNVAVFDCDYPQHSICQMRERDLKAVMQNEVLKKLAHRQFSTINKKAYPVLQSKADNALTDAEAFIQSSTVPVDMVFFDLTGTVNTTGLLNTLAGMHHIFSPITADRVVMESTLSFTDVLTNVLMKHGQTSIETIRLFWNMVDGREKSQLYEIYGNVIKEVGLQAMETRIADSKRFRKESEATAKTVFRSTLLPPDKRLLKASGLDLFISEFLRTINL; translated from the coding sequence ATGGAAGCAACAAACAGGACAAAATTCATTGCTTTTTCAAGCCAAAAAGGGGGCGTTGGAAAAAGTACGTTTACAACGGTTACGGCAAGCATACTCCATTACCAAATGGGGTATAATGTAGCCGTCTTTGACTGTGACTATCCACAGCACAGCATCTGCCAAATGAGGGAACGGGATTTGAAAGCGGTCATGCAAAACGAGGTGCTGAAAAAACTGGCGCACCGCCAATTCTCCACCATCAATAAGAAAGCCTATCCGGTACTGCAAAGTAAGGCTGATAATGCACTAACGGATGCGGAAGCATTCATACAGTCCTCGACCGTTCCCGTGGATATGGTTTTCTTTGACCTGACCGGAACGGTGAACACTACGGGCTTGCTCAACACACTGGCAGGAATGCACCACATCTTTTCGCCCATCACGGCAGACCGTGTGGTCATGGAAAGCACGTTGAGCTTTACCGATGTGCTGACCAATGTGCTTATGAAACACGGGCAGACCTCCATCGAAACCATACGGCTGTTTTGGAACATGGTCGATGGCAGGGAAAAATCCCAACTGTACGAAATCTACGGCAACGTCATTAAGGAAGTCGGACTGCAAGCAATGGAAACACGCATTGCCGATAGCAAACGCTTCCGCAAGGAAAGCGAGGCAACGGCAAAGACCGTCTTCCGCTCTACGCTATTGCCACCCGACAAAAGATTGCTGAAAGCCTCCGGCTTGGATTTGTTCATCAGTGAGTTTTTAAGAACCATTAACCTGTAA
- a CDS encoding DUF3408 domain-containing protein, producing MDNENKKKPNAPIDEAYLMSIMAGETKKPQQAVTPQEPMAEPPKETPTEKPVTKERTRQKRASDMGYGERFLNSHTMTRRGDKSIYIRQEYHERLSRIVQVIGEDKIPLYAYLDNILEHHFEQFEKAIIDDFNDKFKPIF from the coding sequence ATGGACAACGAAAACAAGAAAAAGCCGAATGCGCCGATTGACGAGGCATATCTCATGTCGATTATGGCAGGCGAAACAAAGAAGCCTCAACAGGCGGTAACACCCCAAGAGCCAATGGCAGAACCGCCAAAGGAAACACCCACGGAAAAGCCCGTAACCAAAGAGCGAACACGGCAAAAGAGGGCTTCCGATATGGGCTATGGCGAGCGGTTTCTCAACAGCCATACCATGACACGCCGAGGCGATAAGAGCATCTACATCCGGCAAGAATACCACGAACGGCTTTCCCGTATCGTGCAGGTCATCGGCGAGGATAAGATACCCTTGTATGCCTATTTGGACAATATTCTCGAACATCATTTTGAACAGTTTGAAAAAGCCATCATCGATGATTTCAACGATAAGTTTAAACCCATTTTTTAA
- a CDS encoding DUF3408 domain-containing protein, giving the protein MNKRQQKQPEKVLRKAHYKLAFLRPTGVVARCGKSVYISPDFHKKLSRIVFLLGEGEITLTDYLHSVLKHHFEEFGDEIKIIYADKQKPIL; this is encoded by the coding sequence ATGAACAAGAGACAGCAAAAACAACCGGAAAAGGTATTGCGCAAAGCGCATTACAAATTGGCATTTTTAAGACCGACCGGAGTTGTCGCAAGGTGCGGAAAATCGGTCTACATAAGCCCCGATTTCCATAAGAAATTATCCCGTATCGTCTTTCTGCTCGGAGAGGGAGAAATTACGCTTACCGATTACCTGCACAGTGTACTGAAACACCACTTTGAGGAGTTCGGAGACGAAATAAAGATTATCTACGCCGACAAGCAAAAGCCAATCTTATAG
- a CDS encoding ATP-binding protein → MSELYRYDFDHLRNLTIGTVDYVSPGDIRVLLDTAAPQNTALNTGTPTLFPRINGFVLIPNEVGSLVGLISWIGVENSQYPKRKGYKDFDLIDLPFPLRKMSITPMGTLKQVGKISEKRYVLARGVYSFPSIGDTVILPTDAQLKSIVENKEPNSVVKIGTAPIAANADVTINPDKLFGRHIAILGNTGSGKSCSVAGVIRWSLEEADRTLQARIAEGKTEPETKLNNRFIVLDPNGEYTNAFDDLNCDIKKFKVELTDEEKKTFKELKVPAWLWNSYEWSSFSNASGRTQRPILRRALRELRSGEVDGISSFETKVRSHFSSCYASLRVDLSNSANYKDSATAFGNKLKSLIEDAALFENTAEGEDIKQHFRDLSQIINGIASSKFKSFEKGGQVIEYYVAFTRTDVESCLQGINSLLENFGGVAVYVGPNEDTPMPFDVTSIADHVERLSQEAGVMQFVDFLIMRMRSMLSDTRMNKIIVDKEDITLDNWLGNTINGISIIDLSLVPSDISHLVVSVISRLVFEALQRYRRMHNELLPTVIVMEEAHNFIKRYNDSSDEISTSQLCTEAFEKIAKEGRKFGLSLTLSSQRPSELSATVLSQCNTFLLHRIVNDRDQELVRRLVPDNIGGLLQELPILPTRKAILLGWASPIPILVEMNELKPEHRPKSNDPDFWDVWTMQRERNVDWKALTDEWQNINNEPEDDDLF, encoded by the coding sequence ATGAGTGAATTATACCGATATGATTTCGACCACTTGCGTAATCTTACCATTGGTACAGTTGATTATGTCTCTCCAGGTGATATAAGAGTGTTGCTTGATACAGCAGCTCCTCAGAATACAGCCCTAAATACAGGTACACCCACTTTGTTTCCAAGAATAAACGGCTTTGTTCTTATTCCAAATGAAGTAGGATCATTAGTTGGACTAATCAGTTGGATAGGCGTAGAAAATAGTCAGTACCCTAAAAGAAAAGGGTATAAAGATTTTGACTTGATAGACCTGCCGTTTCCATTAAGGAAAATGTCAATTACTCCAATGGGTACATTAAAGCAGGTGGGAAAAATAAGTGAAAAGAGGTACGTATTAGCAAGAGGCGTTTATAGTTTTCCTTCTATCGGAGATACTGTTATTTTGCCAACAGACGCACAATTGAAATCAATTGTAGAAAATAAAGAACCTAATTCAGTAGTAAAGATTGGTACTGCCCCAATAGCTGCTAACGCTGATGTAACAATTAACCCAGATAAGTTATTTGGCAGGCACATTGCGATACTTGGCAATACAGGAAGTGGTAAATCTTGTAGTGTGGCTGGCGTTATTAGGTGGTCTTTGGAGGAGGCTGATAGAACATTACAAGCAAGAATTGCAGAAGGAAAGACAGAGCCGGAAACTAAGCTCAACAATAGGTTCATAGTATTAGACCCTAACGGTGAATATACTAATGCGTTTGATGATCTTAATTGTGATATAAAGAAATTTAAAGTCGAATTAACGGACGAAGAAAAGAAAACATTTAAAGAATTGAAAGTTCCAGCTTGGCTTTGGAATAGCTATGAATGGAGTTCTTTTTCAAATGCAAGTGGGCGTACTCAAAGACCTATTCTTAGAAGAGCATTGCGAGAACTACGTTCAGGAGAAGTAGATGGCATTTCTTCTTTTGAGACTAAAGTTAGAAGCCATTTTTCAAGCTGCTATGCTTCTTTAAGAGTGGATTTATCAAATAGTGCTAATTATAAAGACAGTGCTACTGCTTTCGGCAATAAGTTAAAAAGTCTTATTGAAGATGCAGCGCTTTTTGAGAATACTGCTGAAGGAGAGGATATAAAACAACATTTTAGAGACCTGTCACAAATAATAAATGGCATAGCCTCTTCAAAATTCAAATCTTTTGAAAAAGGAGGCCAGGTTATTGAGTATTACGTTGCGTTTACACGAACTGATGTAGAGAGTTGCTTACAAGGGATAAACAGTCTATTAGAAAACTTTGGTGGCGTAGCTGTATATGTTGGCCCCAATGAAGATACACCTATGCCTTTTGACGTGACATCCATTGCTGACCACGTTGAACGATTGTCACAGGAGGCAGGAGTTATGCAGTTTGTTGATTTCTTAATAATGAGAATGCGTTCAATGCTTTCTGATACAAGAATGAATAAAATCATTGTTGATAAAGAAGATATTACTTTGGATAATTGGTTAGGTAATACGATAAATGGCATTTCGATAATCGACCTGTCTTTAGTACCCTCTGATATTTCACATTTAGTTGTTTCTGTAATTTCCAGATTGGTTTTTGAAGCGTTGCAACGGTATAGGAGGATGCATAATGAGTTATTGCCTACTGTCATTGTAATGGAAGAAGCACACAATTTTATTAAGAGATACAATGATAGTTCCGATGAGATTAGCACATCTCAGTTATGTACTGAAGCTTTTGAAAAGATTGCAAAAGAAGGTAGAAAATTTGGATTAAGCTTGACGTTATCTTCTCAACGTCCATCAGAACTTTCAGCAACAGTGCTTTCTCAATGCAATACATTTCTTTTACATCGTATAGTAAATGATAGAGACCAAGAGCTTGTTAGAAGACTTGTGCCTGATAATATTGGAGGATTACTACAAGAACTTCCAATATTACCAACAAGAAAAGCAATACTATTGGGTTGGGCATCGCCTATCCCCATTTTAGTGGAAATGAACGAGCTAAAACCAGAACATCGACCTAAATCTAATGACCCTGACTTTTGGGATGTATGGACTATGCAAAGAGAAAGAAATGTCGATTGGAAAGCGTTAACGGACGAATGGCAAAATATAAATAATGAGCCGGAAGATGATGACCTGTTTTGA